A segment of the Streptomyces pactum genome:
GTACGGCCCCGTGCGGGCGAAGCCTGAGCGGAATGAGGGGTGGGCCGGTTATGCGCCATGAGATTGGCGCAGCGCCGTTTCGGTGGACGCCCCTCGTTGTTTCGCCGCGGTGACGAAGGCGCCGTGTGTGTTACGCGTCGGTGAACTGCCGGATGCGGGGCAGAGCGCTCGTTATCGTGGCGCGACGCCCCGGCCGGGACGTGAGCCGGCCGCGGCGGCCTCCGAGTGACCTGGCATGGGGGAGCCGAGTCGGGCTGTTCGGGAGGGCCGGCCGCGGCCGGGGCTGGTGGGGGTTCAGACCGCTTCGGCGGTCTCCGGCAACTCGACGGCGAGCCGCTCGGTGAGGTCGACGACCTCACCGAGGTCACCGAAATCGCGTACGGCCGTGTCGACGGTCTTGCGGATGCGGGTGTTGACGCGTTCGGAGCGGACCTTCTTGGCGATGCCCATGGCTTCGACGGCCAGGCCGGTGCTCCGCTCGGGTTCGCGGCGCAGCAGGTGCACGGTGGCCATGCCGATCAGGTTCAGCGCGTAGGACCGCTGGTGCTCCTCGTCCTCTGCGAACAGCTCCACCGCGCGGCGCATCAGCGGTTCGGCCAGCGAGGCGTAGGCGGGGCTGCGGCCGGCGACGTAGGCGAGGTCGCGGAAGGAGTGGCTGTTCTCCCCGTACAGCTCTGCCTCGGAGAAGAAGCGGATCCAGTCGGGGTCCGGCTCGTCCCACTCGTCGGCCTCGGCGAAGGTGTCCTCGGCCATGCGCACCGCCCGCTTGCAGCGGCCGGGCTGCCCCATGTTGGCGTAGGCGCGGGCCTCCATCGCGTACAGCATCGACTGGGTACGGGGGCTCGCGCAGTCCCGGCTGCCGTACTGCGCGAGGTGGACCAGCTCGAGGGCGTCGTCGGGCCGGCCGAGGTGGATCATCTGGCGGCTCATGCTGGAGAGGATGTACGAGCCGAGCGGCCGGTCCCCCGCCTCCTTCGCGGCGTGCAGGGCGAGCACGAAGTACTTCTGCGCGGTGGGCTGGAGCCCGACGTCGTACGACATCCAGCCGGCCAGTTCGGCGAGCTCGGCGGCGACCTTGAACAGCTTGGCGCGGGTGGTCTCGGTCTGGGGCTCCTGCAGCAGGTCGGTCACCTCGTGGAGCTGGCCGACCACCGCCTTGCGGCGCAGGCCGCCGCCGCACTGGGCGTCCCAGCGGCGGAACATCACGGCGGTCGACTCGAGCAGGTCCAGCTCCGGCCTGGACAGGCGCCCACGCGCGCGAGAGGCGGGCGCGGGCTCGCGCCCGGCGGGCGCGGCGGGGGGCGACGGGACGAGCCAGCGCTGCATCGGCTCGATGAGGGACGGGCCCGCGGAGAGGGCGAGCGAGCTCCCGAGGAAGCCGCGCCGCGCCAGCATCAGGTCGCTGCGCGAGAACTCGCTGAGCAGGGCCACGGTCTGCGGGCCCGTCCAGGGCAGGTCGACGCCGGTCGCGGAGGGTGTCGGGCGGGTGGAACGCAGGCCCAGGTCCTCGACGGACACGACGACGCCGAAGCGCTCGGAGAACAGCTCGGACAGGATCCGGGGGATGGGCTCGCGCGGGTTCTCGCCGTCGAGCCAGCGGCGTACCCGGGAGGTGTCCGTGGAGATGTGGTTGGCGCCCAACTGGCGTGCCCGGCGGTTGACCTGGCGGGCCAGCTCGCCCTTCGACCAGCCGCTGCGGGCGAACCAGGAGGTGAGCAGCTCATTGGGGCGCTTGTCAGCGTGCGACGCGCTTCCCGCGCTCGTACCGCTTCCGCCGTTGCCGCTCACTGGAACGCCCCCATCCCTGAGACCACCTGTCGCCGAGTGCGCCAAGCCCTATCAGAATGCCGGTGGTCGGGGCCCTCCGTCCGGTGGTTGCCACCCTTCGAACGGAAAGTCGAGTTGCCTCCGGCATACCCACAGGTGCATGTGCCCCACGGCGCCATGCACACAAAGTAATCCTACGATCACCCGTCCAGCCATGGTGATGGCGGAATCGCCACCATTCGCCACCCCTTCGAATGAACTCCCGGTGGCCTGCCCACGATTCACTTGACATAGGCCAGCCGGGAGTCGGTGCAACGGTGCACACCGGGGCGTGCGCGGGCGAGCACACCACCCGGAGCGCTTCCGGACGCTGTCTGAACCGCGCCGGACTGGGGAGTTGGAAGCAGAGAGTCACGTTTCACGTCCGCTGCGTAACCGTCGCTGCGTCGGACCCGTTGGAGGGGGCATGGGCTTCACGATCGGTATCGGCAGCAGTCGGGGCACGCGCGACGTCCGGTCCGGCGTGCGCCGCCGCGGCCGCCCGTCGGAGTGCACCGTGGTGGCCGAGTTCACCGGGCTGTGGGGCTGGGCCGTGGCGCCGGGGGCCCGGGCCGCCGCGGGCGCCTGCTCGTGCGGCAGGCGCGACTGCCCGGCGCCGGGTGCGCATCCGCTGGACTTCGCGCCGGAGGTGCCCGCCGGGGCGACGCTGGACGAGGCGAGCCAGGCCTGGGCCGGGTTCCCGGGCGCCGCGGTCATGCTGCCGGCCGGACGGACCTTCGACGTGATCGAGGTGGCCGAGCCCGCCGGACTGCGGGCCCTGGCCCGGATGGAGCGCATGGGCCTCCCGCTCGGCCCGGTCACGGCGACCCCGCAGGGCCGGGCCCACTTCTTCGTCGCCCCGGGCGCCGCCGCCGAGCTGCCCCGGCTGCTCTACCGCATGGGCTGGGACGACCCGTCCGCCTTGGACCTGCGCGGACTCGGCCCCGGTACGTACGTCACCGCCCCGCCCTGCGACCGCGGTGGCCTCGGCCCGGTGCGCTGGTTGCGCCCGCCGGCCCTCGACTCGGCGACCAAGCCGCCGGCGGCACGGCTGCTGCTGGGGACCCTGGCGTACGTCGCCCATCGGTCGCGGGCGTAGGCCTCCGGCCGGGAGAGCAGGCGTTCTCGCGCCCGCTTCGCCGGACACACGCGCTCGGCCCGGGCGCCTGACTCTTCACGCGCGTGCTTCTTCTGAGCGCGTGCTTCTTCTGAGCGCGTGCTTCTTCTGCGTGTGCTTCTCCTGAGCGCGTGCTTCTTCGGGCACACGCGCCTTCACGACCATGCCCCTCGGGCGCGCGCCTCTTCACGCCCGCGCCCCTTCGGGCACCGCGCGCCTCTTCAGCCCGTACTACTACTGCGCACGCGCCTCTTCGGGCCCCGCCTCCCCCGCACACGGCGAAGCGCCCGTCCCCCCGGTCGAGGGAGGCGGGCGCTTCTTCGCACGCGGGTGCGAGCCTTGGGACGCGCACCGGAGTCCGGCAGGCGGCGGCGTCACTCGCCGATACAGGCGGCGGCGTCACTCGCCGATAAGGGCATCCACGAACGCCGCCGGCTCGAACGGCGCCAGGTCGTCCGCGCCCTCGCCGAGCCCGATCAGCTTGACCGGCACGCCCAGCTCGCGCTGAACGGCGACCACGATGCCGCCCTTGGCCGTGCCGTCCAGCTTGGTGAGCACGATGCCGGTGATGTCGACGACCTCGGCGAAGACCCGGGCCTGGATCAGGCCGTTCTGGCCGGTCGTGGCATCGAGCACGAGCAGCACCTCGTCCAGCGGCGCGTGCTTCTCCACGACGCGCTTGACCTTGCCGAGCTCGTCCATGAGGCCGGTCTTGGTGTGCAGGCGCCCGGCGG
Coding sequences within it:
- the nsdA gene encoding transcriptional repressor NsdA — its product is MSGNGGSGTSAGSASHADKRPNELLTSWFARSGWSKGELARQVNRRARQLGANHISTDTSRVRRWLDGENPREPIPRILSELFSERFGVVVSVEDLGLRSTRPTPSATGVDLPWTGPQTVALLSEFSRSDLMLARRGFLGSSLALSAGPSLIEPMQRWLVPSPPAAPAGREPAPASRARGRLSRPELDLLESTAVMFRRWDAQCGGGLRRKAVVGQLHEVTDLLQEPQTETTRAKLFKVAAELAELAGWMSYDVGLQPTAQKYFVLALHAAKEAGDRPLGSYILSSMSRQMIHLGRPDDALELVHLAQYGSRDCASPRTQSMLYAMEARAYANMGQPGRCKRAVRMAEDTFAEADEWDEPDPDWIRFFSEAELYGENSHSFRDLAYVAGRSPAYASLAEPLMRRAVELFAEDEEHQRSYALNLIGMATVHLLRREPERSTGLAVEAMGIAKKVRSERVNTRIRKTVDTAVRDFGDLGEVVDLTERLAVELPETAEAV
- a CDS encoding bifunctional DNA primase/polymerase, producing MGFTIGIGSSRGTRDVRSGVRRRGRPSECTVVAEFTGLWGWAVAPGARAAAGACSCGRRDCPAPGAHPLDFAPEVPAGATLDEASQAWAGFPGAAVMLPAGRTFDVIEVAEPAGLRALARMERMGLPLGPVTATPQGRAHFFVAPGAAAELPRLLYRMGWDDPSALDLRGLGPGTYVTAPPCDRGGLGPVRWLRPPALDSATKPPAARLLLGTLAYVAHRSRA